TCATTCCGCCGGTCATCGACGTGTCGCTGCTCGACGGCAGGATCAAGGTCGGCACGCGTGACGCGCTGCGCGCCACGCGAGAACTGGTGCAGAAGGAAGGGATCTTCGCAGGCATTTCCAGCGGCGCCGCTTTGCACGTCGCTCAGCGCGTAGCCGGACGTATGGAGTCGGGAACCGTTGTCGTGCTGCTGCCGGACGGCGGATGGAAGTACCTGTCGACGGGCGCCTACGACCTTGAGTACGACGAGGCCGTCGCAAAGCTCGAAGGCATGATCTGGGCCTAGCCGCCCGCGGCTATACTTCGCGCGATGGACGACAGGCCGATCGGCGTTTTCGACTCGGGCGTCGGTGGCCTCACCGTCGTCCGGGCCCTTATCGACCTTCTTCCCACCGAGTCGATCCTGTATTACGGAGACACCGCGCGCGGCCCCTACGGTCCGCGCTCCCGTGACGAGGTCCGCACCTTCACCGCCGAGATCTCGGCGCTGTTGGTCGAGGAGGGTGTGAAGGCCATCGTCGTCGCGTGTAACTCGGCATCCAGTGCGGGACTAGACCACGTGCGCGAGGCTCAGCCGAACTTGCCGATCGTGGAAGTCGTAGAACCAGCAGTGCGGCGCGCGGTGGTCGCGACGCGTAATCGCCGTCTCGGCGTGATCGGCACGGCGCTAACAATCGGCTCGGGCGCGTACGCGCGCACCGTGCGCGCGACGCGAGAGGATGTCGAGATCACCAGTCAGCCGTGTCCGCGTTTCGTGGAGTTCGTTGAGCGCGGAGAGGTGACCGGGCCGGAGGTCATGGAGGTGGCTGAGGAGTACCTCGGCCCGCTGAAGCGGCAGGGTGTGGATACCGTGATCCTGGGCTGCACGCACTACCCGCTCCTGCGCGGCGTGATCCAAGTGGTGATGGGTGACGATGTAGTCTTGATCGAGAGTGACAAGGAGTCGGCAATCGACGTGTTCGCCGAACTGACTCGTCGAGACTTGTTCCGCTCCCGCACGCTTCCGCCTGAGCACCGCTTCTTGTGCAGCGGCGACGCTGCGGAGTTCGAGGCGCTGGGCCGGCGGTTCTTGGGGCCGGAGATCACCAAGGTTGAGGATCACCGGTGGACCTGACCATCCTCGGTGCGAACGGAACGTACCCGACCGCCGGCGGCGCGTGCAGCGGATACTTGTTGTCCCACGAGCGGCACGTCATCTGGATGGACGCCGGGAACGGAACCCTGTCGCGCTTGCAGGAACAGAAGCCTCTGGAGGATGTGGCCGCGATCTTCTTGTCGCACGCGCACCCGGATCATTGCGCCGATCTCTACCCGTTCTTCTACTGGCTGATGTTGCAAGAGGACGCGGTTCCGCTGTCGGTGTTTGCGCCACCCGGGGTCCGCGAGCGTCTCGCAACGTTGATCGGGACGGACTCGCAAACGCGCTTTGCCACCTTGCTGGACTGGCGGGAAATGTGTCCGGGAGGCGTGGAGGAGTCCGGGCCTTTCCGGCTTGAGGCCTTCGACTCCGCGCACTCGACGCAGAACGTGACCCTGCGTGCTTCGGCTGGTGGATCTACCCTTTGCTACTCCGGCGACACCGGACCGAACGAGCACCTGGTGCGCGCCGCGCGCGACACAGATCTATTCCTATGTGAAGCCTCATGGTTGGAGGATGAAGTGGCGAAAGACCGGATCCACCTCACCGCGCGCCAAGCCGGCGCCGCCGCGCGCGACGCGGAAACCGCGCGCCTGGTGTTGACGCACATCTGGCCGCGCAACGACGTGACCCGGACGCGCGCACAGGCGTCTGAGATGTTCAGTGGTCCGGTGGATCTCGCAATCGACCTTGCGACGGTGACGCTGTGAAGCGTGCCGACGGCAGAAGCGAGCGAGATCTTCGCCCGGTGAAACTGACGCGCCGGTTCCAGCCCAACCCGCAGGGATCCTGTTTGATCGAAATCGGGCAGACCCGCGTCGTGTGCGCGGCCACTGTGGAGGACTCCGTCCCCGGGTGGCTTCGCGGAACCGGACGTGGTTGGGTGACCGCTGAATACAGCATGCTTCCGAGTTCCACTCACGACCGATCGACGCGCGAAATCAAGCACGGCCGGCCTTCCGGACGGACGCAGGAGATTCAGCGATTGATCGGACGTTCGCTGCGCGCGGTGACCGACCTGAACGCATTGGGCGAGCGAAGCATCGTCGTGGATTGCGACGTCTTGGTCGCCGACGGTGGAACGCGCACCGCATCTATCACCGGTGCGTACGTCGCTTTGGTGGATGCCGTTCGCACGCTGGGAATCCCCACGTGGCCGATCTCCACGGAGGTCGCTGCAGTCAGCGTTGGATTGTCCGACGGCATCGAGATGCTCGACCTTGACTACTCCGAGGATTCCGAGGCCGACGTGGACTTCAACGTAGTCATGACCGGCTCCGGTGGCTTGGTCGAAGTCCAAGGGACCGCCGAGCGCACGCCTTTCGATCGCACTGCGCTTGACCGCCTACTCGATCTAGCGTCCGCGGGGATCGACGAGTTGATTCGCGCCCAGCGCGCCGCACTCGCCAAGGAGTGAGCCGCGTGGTGCGAGTTGCGCTCGCGACGAAGAACCCCGGGAAGGTGCGCGAGATCGCGGCCATCATCACGGATGCTCCGGTCGAGTTGGTCGGCCCCGACCCTTCGTGGACGCCTCCGCCGGAGGACGACGGGACCTATCTTGGAAACGCGTTGGAAAAGGCTCGTTCACTTGCTGCCGCGATGGGGATCCCTTGCCTTGCCGACGATTCGGGGATTGAGGTGGATGCGCTGGGGGGTCGTCCTGGACCGCGCAGCGCCCGGTTCGCCGGTGAAGATGCCACCGACGCAGCAAACCTGACGAAACTGATCGACGCGCTCGCCGGCCTGTCGGACGAACAGCGCACCGCCCGCTACCGGTGCGTCGCTGTCCTCGTGACCCCCGACGGGGCGCAGTGTGTCGCTGAGGAAACCGTCGAAGGCCGAATCATTCTGGAGCCGCGCGGATCCGGCGGCTTCGGCTACGACCCGGGGTTCGTGGCCATCGGGGAGACTCGCACAATGGCCGAGTTGACCCCGCAAGAGAAAGACGCGATTAGCCACCGCGGAAAAGCATTTCGCGCGTTGGTGCCTGCATTGCGCGCGCTTACGTAGGGCGCTGAGGAACCTGGTGTTTTCACCCCGAACCTGCTACGAATGCAGGCGTGCGGGGGAGACGGGTAGCAATCGCTGCCGGGCTGATCGCAGTGTTGGCCGGGGTGGCGGGCTGGGCGTTCATGACTCGAGAGAACGTGGTTCCTGATGTCCGAGGTCTCGCCTTCTCCGAGGCGCGGGAGGTGCTCGGGGCCGCCGGGTTCGGTGTGCCGATGCGCGATGAGCAGGAATGCGGAAGCCTCGAGGATCGGTATCCTCAGTCGAAGGTCGAGGTGTTCCACCAGAGTCCTTCACCGGGCGCGGTCGCACAGGTCCGGCACGGAGTGGATCTCCAGGGGGGAATTCGGGTCGGTGTGAGTTCGATCCCGTGCGGGCGGACATCGCGTTCTTTCCCCAGATCGAATGCTGGAGCAGGCTTGGGGTTTTTCTTCTTCTGTGTCGTCCCGCTGGTGCTCGTCTTCTATTCGTGGGCCGACATGAAGCACCGGGGGGAGCCGGGTTGGCTCTGGGCCATCTTCATGTTCTTCCTGTTCCCGATCGCATTGCCCGTGTGGCTGATCGTTCGCGGGCAGAAGCCGCGGCGTCCCGAGTTCTCAACCCGGGACTTCTCAGCGTGGGGCGGAAGCGACGGCCTGTAGGCAGGTAAGCGCGAGACGGACGGAATGCGTCCATTCGTACATTGTGGCATTCCTCTGTTGAGCGAACATTCGCTGCATGAGAAAGCCAGTTGCAGTGTTCGCGTGCGCCGTCCTGCTCACAGGCTGTCAGCAGAGCGGCCCGACGCTGTCGACCTCGTCACCGCCGGACGCGTCGCAGTTCGAGGTTGCCGTCGCCTCGTCGCCACAGGTCGACCGGAGCCAGCGGCTATGCGAGGGGGAGTTCGTGTCGAAGTCCGGTGCGGTCAGGTTCACGTGCCCGCAGGGTTGGTGGATCTGGATGGAAGGCTCCGGCCCCGGCAACGCCCTCGCGGTCATTCTGAGCAATCGGCAGGAGGGCGAGGGCGGCGAATCGTTGCCGGAGGGGCAGTTCAAGATCGACGTGCACCGTGGGCCGAACGCGGACTTCGCGGATCTTGACGACGTAGAGCGTGACTGTCTCGCGAACCGCGATGATGTTTCCGCTCGCGTCGTCTACTGCCGTCGCGTTGAGATCGCCGGCGTGACGTGGATTCGATACGAGAAGATCGGTTACTCGGGCGCACTTGAGATGGGGATGACGACGCTCTTCGGGGACACCGTCCTGGGTTTCTGGGCCGGCATTGCCGAGGGAAGCGAAGAGCGGGGCCGGCACGAGGTCGGGCAACTCTTGCAAAGCGTTCGCGTCGCTTGATTGGTGCGAGAGGGGGGAGTTGAACCCCCACGGGTTGCCCCACAGGATCCTAAATCCTGCGCGTCTGCCTATTCCGCCACTCTCGCGCGCGGGGCAGCGTAACACCGGGGAATGAGGGAAGGGAGCGCGTGTGCGCTCCCTTCCATGTGGGCCGCCAGGGACTCGAACCCCGAACCCTCTGATTAAGAGTCAGATGCTCTAGCCTGTTGAGCTAGCGGCCCGAACGGCACAGGGTATCCTTCCGTGCGGCAACGCTCAACCCGACGCAAGAATATGGGGTGGCGTAGGGGACTTGAACCCCCGGCCTTCGGGACCACAACCCGACGCTCTAACCAAGCTGAGCTAACGCCACCACGTATCGGCGAGCGCCCGGAGGGACTCGAACCCCCGACCCACTGCTTAGAAGGCAGTTGCTCTATCCACCTGAGCTACGGGCGCGCGTCGGGCGCAGTGTAGCAGCGGCGCGCGCGGTCTCGTCCGGGCTTTCGCAGCGAGGCGACGATGGTCGCTGCGCTGCCGAGCAGCAATGCTGCGGCAGCGGGCGATGTCGTTGTGCCGGTGATGGGAAGTGTGGGCGCGCGCCGGATGGTCGAGCGGGGCGCGTCCGACGCCGGCGCAGACCTATTCGAGGGTTGCGCGGATCCGACAGCGGGAACCGCGGGGGAGGGCGCGGGGGCAGGTGGGGACGGGGAGGACGTGACCGCGGTGGCGGATGGCGCTGCGGAGGGAATGTGCGAGGGGGAAACCGCGGCCTGCTGCTCACCGCTTCTCAGCAGTGCGCCGGTAACCCCCGTGGCGAGAACGGTCACGATCATGCCGGCGAGCAACGCCTGGGACCTCGACAAGTTCTCCCCCATCCGAGATTACTCTTTCAGGATCCTAGACCTTGTGACAGCCGATGGAGTGCTTCGATGGAGCGGGCGACGGGAATCGAACCCGCACCACGAGCTTGGAAGGCTCGAGCTCTACCATTGAGCTACGCCCGCGTTCGCCGGTTCTGTCCCGGCACGGCCATTCTAGCCACCGGTCGGCACGCGCGCCGATTGCCGTCGGGGCGGCCGGATTTGAACCGGCGGCCTCTTGGTCCCAAACCAAGCGCGCTGCCAAGCTGCGCTACGCCCCGCTGACATACAGCATAGCGTTGCGCGCGGCGGGCAGCGGGGCAGGGCCGCGACTATAATCCGCGGACTCATCATGAAAACCACACTCACTCGTGAAAGCCCGTCAAAGGTGCGCCTCGCCGTAGAGGCTGCGTCCCAAGAAGTTGCTCCGGCCGTCCAACGTGCGGTCCGGGCCCTCGCAAACGAGATCAAGGTTCCAGGCTTCCGCAAGGGCAAGGTCCCCCGGGCAATCCTCGAGACCCGTCTCGGCCGCGATGCGATCCGGGAGGCCGCGCTTCGCGAAGCGATCCCCGAATTGCTGGCGAAAGCCGTGCAAGACGAGACGCTTACGCCGGTCGCTCCGCCGTCCGTGGATGTGACGTCCTATGAACTGGACTCTGATCTCACGTTTGACGCAACGGTAGAAGTTCGCCCCGACATCGAACTTCCGGACTTCACTGAGATCGTCGTCACTCGCGGGTCGGATCGAGCGGACGCCGCCGAGGTGGATGCGCAACTTGAGCGCCTGCGTAACCGGTTTGCCTCGCTGGAGACTGTCGAGCGACCGTCGCATCGAGGCGACTACGTCCTGATCGATCTGAAGGCAACTGATGGCGATCAGGAGATTTCGGAGATGTCGGGCACGGACCAGTTGTACGAGTTGGGGGCCGGATGGCCGGTTGCTCAGTTCGACGATGAGCTAGAGGGCCGCGGTGCGGGCGAGACCGTCGAGTTCGCGGCGGTCCTTTCCGAGGAGATCGGGGGGCCGCAGGCCGGGAAGGAGCTGACGTTCCGGATCCTCGTGAAGGAGGTTCGCCAGAAGGTGCTTCCCGAACTCAACGATGAGTTTGCCAAGACGGCGTCGGAGT
The window above is part of the Actinomycetota bacterium genome. Proteins encoded here:
- the murI gene encoding glutamate racemase produces the protein MDDRPIGVFDSGVGGLTVVRALIDLLPTESILYYGDTARGPYGPRSRDEVRTFTAEISALLVEEGVKAIVVACNSASSAGLDHVREAQPNLPIVEVVEPAVRRAVVATRNRRLGVIGTALTIGSGAYARTVRATREDVEITSQPCPRFVEFVERGEVTGPEVMEVAEEYLGPLKRQGVDTVILGCTHYPLLRGVIQVVMGDDVVLIESDKESAIDVFAELTRRDLFRSRTLPPEHRFLCSGDAAEFEALGRRFLGPEITKVEDHRWT
- a CDS encoding MBL fold metallo-hydrolase yields the protein MDLTILGANGTYPTAGGACSGYLLSHERHVIWMDAGNGTLSRLQEQKPLEDVAAIFLSHAHPDHCADLYPFFYWLMLQEDAVPLSVFAPPGVRERLATLIGTDSQTRFATLLDWREMCPGGVEESGPFRLEAFDSAHSTQNVTLRASAGGSTLCYSGDTGPNEHLVRAARDTDLFLCEASWLEDEVAKDRIHLTARQAGAAARDAETARLVLTHIWPRNDVTRTRAQASEMFSGPVDLAIDLATVTL
- the rph gene encoding ribonuclease PH, coding for MKRADGRSERDLRPVKLTRRFQPNPQGSCLIEIGQTRVVCAATVEDSVPGWLRGTGRGWVTAEYSMLPSSTHDRSTREIKHGRPSGRTQEIQRLIGRSLRAVTDLNALGERSIVVDCDVLVADGGTRTASITGAYVALVDAVRTLGIPTWPISTEVAAVSVGLSDGIEMLDLDYSEDSEADVDFNVVMTGSGGLVEVQGTAERTPFDRTALDRLLDLASAGIDELIRAQRAALAKE
- the rdgB gene encoding RdgB/HAM1 family non-canonical purine NTP pyrophosphatase; translated protein: MVRVALATKNPGKVREIAAIITDAPVELVGPDPSWTPPPEDDGTYLGNALEKARSLAAAMGIPCLADDSGIEVDALGGRPGPRSARFAGEDATDAANLTKLIDALAGLSDEQRTARYRCVAVLVTPDGAQCVAEETVEGRIILEPRGSGGFGYDPGFVAIGETRTMAELTPQEKDAISHRGKAFRALVPALRALT
- a CDS encoding PASTA domain-containing protein, whose amino-acid sequence is MRGRRVAIAAGLIAVLAGVAGWAFMTRENVVPDVRGLAFSEAREVLGAAGFGVPMRDEQECGSLEDRYPQSKVEVFHQSPSPGAVAQVRHGVDLQGGIRVGVSSIPCGRTSRSFPRSNAGAGLGFFFFCVVPLVLVFYSWADMKHRGEPGWLWAIFMFFLFPIALPVWLIVRGQKPRRPEFSTRDFSAWGGSDGL
- the tig gene encoding trigger factor yields the protein MKTTLTRESPSKVRLAVEAASQEVAPAVQRAVRALANEIKVPGFRKGKVPRAILETRLGRDAIREAALREAIPELLAKAVQDETLTPVAPPSVDVTSYELDSDLTFDATVEVRPDIELPDFTEIVVTRGSDRADAAEVDAQLERLRNRFASLETVERPSHRGDYVLIDLKATDGDQEISEMSGTDQLYELGAGWPVAQFDDELEGRGAGETVEFAAVLSEEIGGPQAGKELTFRILVKEVRQKVLPELNDEFAKTASEFEALDELRADLVERIRKVKALQSEGEVRNRVLEEALAMVEIEPPESLVREEMAFRLRRFEEQLKGAGMTLDGYMQQQGVSEEQLEQDLLRQAETNVRAQLLLEEVGRRENFTISQEELGEEVRYHAEALRADPSELAKQLGSSDRLTALAGDIIRRKALNHLVGQADIREEDNSTGAAAGDVPLLDAE